A single Lolium perenne isolate Kyuss_39 chromosome 6, Kyuss_2.0, whole genome shotgun sequence DNA region contains:
- the LOC127310105 gene encoding aspartyl protease family protein At5g10770-like: MRFLLISPARLQTAATYGKAFSYCLPPTTSSSGFLTLGASTSSGFATTGMLRSQQARTFYGALLQGISVGGKQVGVAPSVFSAGSVMDSGTIITRLPPTAYKAFSSAFKEGMKQYQPATARSILDTCFDFSGQDNFTIPSVSLVFDGGAVVDLDANGIIYGSCLAFTVTDDEGTTGIISNVQQRTLEVLYDVGKSVLGFRANAC, translated from the coding sequence ATGAGATTCCTACTCATCTCTCCTGCGAGGCTGCAGACCGCGGCGACCTACGGCAAGGCGTTCTCCTACTGTCTCCCGCCGACCACGAGCTCGTCGGGCTTCCTCACGCTCGGGGCGTCCACGTCGTCGGGGTTCGCGACGACCGGGATGCTGAGGAGCCAGCAGGCCCGGACCTTCTACGGCGCGCTCCTGCAGGGCATCAGCGTGGGCGGGAAGCAGGTCGGCGTGGCGCCCTCGGTGTTCTCCGCCGGGTCGGTGATGGACTCCGGCACCATCATCACACGGCTGCCGCCAACGGCGTACAAGGCATTCTCGTCGGCGTTCAAGGAAGGCATGAAGCAGTACCAGCCGGCGACGGCCAGGAGCATCCTGGACACGTGCTTCGACTTCAGTGGCCAGGACAACTTCACGATACCGTCAGTGTCGCTGGTGTTCGACGGCGGCGCGGTGGTGGACCTGGATGCGAACGGGATCATATATGGCAGCTGCCTTGCGTTCACGGTCACTGACGACGAAGGCACCACCGGCATCATCAGCAACGTGCAGCAGAGGACGCTGGAGGTGCTGTACGACGTTGGAAAGAGCGTCTTGGGCTTCCGTGCCAACGCGTGTTGA